A region from the Actinoplanes sp. OR16 genome encodes:
- a CDS encoding translation initiation factor 2, with protein MFHQHFLSAPGTDLGPLDSGERVLWQGHCAVAEYAFDEASSLPRWTLPEQTDVLVTDRRVRYTNAGDSTLSSGELFWLWPQHLRVQPGNRETGRNATITQIQLVCNGPGGSFPALVFAGGALSTVGDADRLANVMRQAIARFRVENANEIGVPAPQARMLSRLVIGPEFSNYQGGEGQTVTLLGSVQVPEPAFSEPAFRDSAFDGPNMSDFADEPIDAEVFEDAPVSAAPVSATPVSAGFAADRPGLAADAIRAEQAFRAEQDSRYAEPDLASRAASLAARIAGLVSATDDDRPGQVTNLSAYLNADVDPGTAR; from the coding sequence ATGTTCCACCAGCACTTCCTGTCCGCTCCCGGTACGGATCTGGGACCGCTGGACAGCGGGGAGCGCGTGCTCTGGCAGGGCCACTGCGCCGTCGCCGAGTACGCGTTCGACGAGGCGTCCTCGCTACCGCGATGGACGCTGCCCGAACAGACCGACGTCCTCGTGACCGACCGGCGCGTCCGCTACACCAACGCGGGTGATTCGACGCTGAGTAGCGGCGAGTTGTTCTGGCTGTGGCCGCAGCACCTGCGTGTGCAGCCGGGCAACCGGGAGACCGGGCGCAACGCCACCATCACCCAGATCCAGCTGGTCTGCAACGGACCCGGCGGCAGCTTCCCCGCGCTCGTCTTCGCCGGTGGCGCGCTCTCCACCGTCGGCGACGCCGACCGGCTCGCCAACGTGATGCGGCAGGCGATCGCCCGGTTCCGGGTGGAGAACGCCAACGAGATCGGGGTGCCGGCCCCGCAGGCCCGGATGCTGTCCCGGCTCGTGATCGGGCCGGAGTTCAGCAACTATCAGGGTGGCGAGGGCCAGACCGTGACGCTGCTCGGGTCGGTGCAGGTGCCCGAGCCCGCCTTCAGTGAGCCCGCCTTCAGGGACTCAGCCTTTGATGGTCCGAATATGTCCGATTTTGCCGACGAGCCCATCGACGCGGAGGTCTTCGAGGACGCTCCCGTCTCGGCTGCGCCGGTGTCGGCCACCCCGGTCTCGGCCGGTTTCGCCGCCGACCGGCCCGGCCTCGCCGCCGACGCCATCCGCGCCGAGCAGGCCTTCCGCGCCGAGCAGGACAGCCGGTACGCCGAACCCGACCTCGCCTCCCGCGCCGCCAGCCTCGCGGCCCGGATCGCCGGCCTGGTCTCGGCCACCGACGACGACCGCCCCGGCCAGGTCACGAACCTGTCGGCCTACCTGAACGCCGACGTCGACCCCGGAACAGCCCGCTAG
- a CDS encoding pentapeptide repeat-containing protein, producing the protein MNLLAADCSRCAALCCVAPAFAKSSDFAVNKPAGQPCKNLRDDFRCGIHEELPQRGFPGCVVFDCFGAGQRITQETFGGRDWRSEPAIAGEMFAALPIVRQLHELMWYLTEALKLDEARRLHPKLSAALTETDQLAAGPVAALRSLDVDAHRGRVNPLLRRASELARAGAGGKRPDHSGAQLIGRRMRGADLRGASFRGALLIGADLRDADLRRADFTGADLRGTDLRGADLTGVLFLTPSQRRAAVTSADQP; encoded by the coding sequence GTGAATCTTCTGGCTGCTGACTGCTCCCGCTGTGCCGCTCTCTGTTGTGTGGCGCCGGCCTTTGCCAAGTCGTCGGATTTCGCGGTGAACAAGCCTGCCGGGCAGCCCTGTAAGAACCTGCGGGACGACTTCCGCTGCGGCATTCATGAGGAGTTGCCGCAGCGTGGTTTTCCGGGGTGTGTGGTGTTCGACTGCTTCGGGGCGGGGCAGCGGATCACGCAGGAGACGTTCGGCGGGCGGGATTGGCGGTCGGAGCCGGCGATCGCGGGGGAGATGTTCGCGGCGCTGCCGATCGTGCGGCAGCTGCACGAGCTGATGTGGTACCTCACCGAGGCGCTGAAACTGGACGAGGCACGGCGTCTGCACCCGAAGCTGTCAGCCGCTCTGACCGAAACCGATCAGCTGGCGGCGGGTCCTGTGGCGGCGCTGCGGTCGCTGGACGTCGACGCGCACCGTGGCCGGGTGAACCCGCTGCTGCGCCGGGCGAGCGAGCTGGCCCGGGCAGGCGCCGGCGGCAAGCGGCCGGACCACAGCGGCGCTCAGCTGATCGGCCGGCGGATGCGCGGGGCCGACCTGCGCGGTGCGAGCTTCCGGGGCGCCCTGCTGATCGGTGCGGACCTGCGGGACGCGGACCTGCGCCGGGCCGACTTCACCGGCGCTGACCTCCGGGGGACTGATCTCCGCGGCGCGGACCTCACCGGCGTGCTGTTCCTCACCCCGTCGCAGCGTCGCGCCGCAGTGACGAGCGCCGATCAGCCCTAA
- a CDS encoding UPF0182 family protein translates to MRNSPLPRMSRRGRVTVGVLVGVFILFTLLGWGVDAYTDYLWFSEVDFTNVFSEVLVTRLLLFLAIGVAMAVVVGGNLYLAYRLRPLLRPHSQEQATLERYRMILAPRLGTWVTVVSLVVGFFAGLSAQSRWADWMLFRNGGSFGVTDPEHKVDIGFYIFDYPLWRYLLGVGFTAVVLSLLGALAVHYIFGGVRLQGVGDRMTAAARAHLTTLVAVFVLLKAVAYILDRRALLLEQHVSPGLYGAGYTDVNALLPAKEILAYISVVVAIAIIVFSNAVMRNLVWPGVSLALLAISAVAIGGIYPLAVQNFQVKPSLSDKEAPYIKRSIEATRDAFGLTATEVSQYSAASGSPPADLAQNSSAQNVRLIDPQLVSQAFTQSQQSRGFYDFGEKLDVDRYTIDGKTQDYVVGAREINDEKLTAQQRNWLNRHTVYTHGYGLVAAPANQVCGTGLPYFVSGFLGSTAQGNCASTTDEIKAEQPRIYYGEQSSEYVIVGQESADKNVEFDRPQEQNSDASELYTYEGTGGVPIGSFFKRAVFAIKNTESNFLLSDAVNSKSRLMYIRNPRERVEKVAPFLTIDGDPYPAVVGGKIVWILDGYTTAQTYPYAQKINLATETRDELTGQGSFALARDDVNYMRNSVKAVVDAYDGDVKLYEFDDTDPVLKAWNKAFGGDLVVPKEQIPADLSSHFRYPADMFKVQRNLLTKFHVTDPQTFFSGNDFWEVPNAPDAPQTGVKQPPFYLNVKLPEQDETRFQLTAGVTPANRENMAALISGSYVDGQPKLEILELPDDTVVSGPVQVHQRMVNNANVASDLALLSRQGQATVLYGNLISLPLDKDILYVEPVYVRSNSQANAAPLLQKVLMSYGDGGTYVVLEDNLTKGLEALAELGRTSGVPTTETPSQNPGTGTPATPTPGATTPPAVTGNLAQAAADVDRAIEDLKAAQRSGDFVKQGEALKALDDAINRFQQLQAAEGDTPATSAPAVAPTASAGS, encoded by the coding sequence ATGCGTAACAGTCCTCTACCGAGGATGAGCCGGCGCGGTCGCGTCACCGTCGGCGTCCTGGTCGGGGTCTTCATTCTTTTCACGCTGCTCGGGTGGGGCGTCGACGCGTACACCGACTACCTGTGGTTCTCCGAAGTCGACTTCACCAACGTCTTCTCGGAAGTCCTGGTCACCCGACTGCTGCTGTTCCTGGCCATCGGTGTGGCGATGGCCGTCGTGGTCGGCGGCAACCTCTACCTGGCGTACCGGCTCCGGCCGCTGCTGCGCCCGCACTCCCAGGAACAGGCCACCCTGGAGCGCTACCGGATGATCCTGGCGCCGCGCCTCGGCACCTGGGTCACCGTGGTCAGCCTGGTCGTCGGCTTCTTCGCCGGTCTCTCGGCGCAGAGCCGCTGGGCCGACTGGATGCTGTTCCGCAACGGCGGCTCGTTCGGGGTGACCGACCCCGAGCACAAGGTGGACATAGGGTTCTACATCTTCGACTACCCGCTCTGGCGTTACCTGCTCGGCGTCGGCTTCACCGCGGTGGTGCTGTCGCTGCTCGGGGCGCTCGCCGTGCACTACATCTTCGGTGGCGTCCGCCTGCAGGGCGTCGGTGACCGGATGACCGCCGCGGCACGCGCCCACCTGACCACGCTGGTCGCGGTCTTCGTGCTGCTCAAGGCCGTCGCGTACATCCTCGACCGCCGCGCGCTGCTGCTCGAGCAGCACGTCTCGCCGGGGCTGTACGGCGCCGGCTACACCGATGTGAACGCGCTGCTCCCGGCCAAGGAGATCCTCGCCTACATCTCCGTGGTGGTGGCGATCGCGATCATCGTCTTCTCCAACGCGGTGATGCGGAACCTGGTGTGGCCGGGCGTCTCGCTGGCCCTGCTCGCCATCTCGGCGGTCGCGATCGGCGGCATCTACCCGCTGGCCGTGCAGAACTTCCAGGTGAAGCCGAGCCTCTCGGACAAGGAAGCGCCGTACATCAAACGGTCGATCGAGGCGACCCGGGACGCGTTCGGCCTGACCGCCACCGAGGTCTCGCAGTACAGCGCGGCCAGCGGCAGCCCGCCGGCCGACCTGGCCCAGAACTCCAGCGCGCAGAACGTCCGGCTCATCGACCCGCAGCTGGTCTCGCAGGCGTTCACGCAGTCGCAGCAGTCCCGGGGCTTCTACGACTTCGGCGAGAAGCTCGACGTCGACCGCTACACGATCGACGGCAAGACCCAGGACTACGTGGTCGGCGCCCGGGAGATCAACGACGAGAAGCTCACCGCCCAGCAGCGGAACTGGCTGAACCGGCACACCGTCTACACGCACGGCTACGGTCTCGTGGCGGCGCCGGCGAACCAGGTCTGCGGCACCGGCCTGCCGTACTTCGTCTCCGGCTTCCTCGGCAGCACCGCGCAGGGCAACTGCGCCTCGACCACCGACGAGATCAAGGCGGAGCAGCCGCGGATCTACTACGGCGAGCAGTCCAGCGAGTACGTCATCGTCGGCCAGGAGAGCGCTGACAAGAACGTCGAGTTCGACCGTCCGCAGGAGCAGAACAGCGACGCCTCCGAGCTCTACACCTACGAGGGCACCGGCGGCGTGCCGATCGGCTCGTTCTTCAAGCGGGCGGTCTTCGCGATCAAGAACACCGAGAGCAACTTCCTGCTCTCCGACGCGGTGAACTCGAAGTCGCGGCTGATGTACATCCGCAACCCGCGGGAGCGCGTCGAGAAGGTCGCGCCGTTCCTCACGATCGACGGCGATCCGTACCCCGCCGTCGTCGGCGGAAAGATCGTCTGGATTCTGGACGGCTACACGACGGCGCAGACCTACCCGTACGCGCAGAAGATCAACCTGGCTACCGAGACGCGTGACGAGCTGACCGGGCAGGGCTCCTTCGCTCTCGCCCGCGACGACGTCAACTACATGCGCAACTCGGTGAAGGCGGTCGTCGACGCGTACGACGGCGACGTCAAGCTCTACGAGTTCGACGACACGGACCCGGTCCTCAAGGCGTGGAACAAGGCGTTCGGCGGCGACCTCGTCGTCCCGAAGGAGCAGATCCCGGCCGACCTGTCCTCGCACTTCCGCTACCCGGCCGACATGTTCAAGGTCCAGCGCAACCTGCTGACCAAGTTCCACGTGACCGACCCGCAGACGTTCTTCTCGGGGAACGACTTCTGGGAGGTCCCGAACGCGCCGGACGCGCCGCAGACCGGCGTGAAGCAGCCCCCGTTCTACCTGAACGTGAAGCTGCCGGAGCAGGACGAGACGAGATTCCAGCTCACCGCCGGCGTCACCCCCGCGAACCGGGAGAACATGGCGGCGCTCATCTCCGGCTCCTACGTCGACGGCCAGCCCAAGCTGGAGATCCTGGAACTACCCGACGACACCGTCGTCTCCGGTCCGGTCCAGGTGCACCAGCGGATGGTCAACAACGCGAACGTCGCCTCCGACCTCGCGCTGCTGAGCAGACAGGGGCAGGCGACGGTCCTCTACGGCAACCTGATCTCCCTGCCACTCGACAAGGACATCCTCTACGTCGAACCGGTCTACGTGCGCAGCAACAGCCAGGCGAACGCCGCGCCGCTGCTGCAGAAGGTCCTGATGTCCTACGGCGACGGCGGCACCTACGTCGTCCTCGAGGACAACCTCACCAAGGGACTGGAGGCACTCGCCGAACTCGGCAGGACATCGGGTGTGCCGACCACCGAGACACCGTCCCAGAACCCCGGCACCGGCACACCGGCGACACCGACGCCGGGCGCCACCACGCCACCCGCGGTCACCGGCAACCTCGCCCAGGCCGCAGCGGACGTCGACCGTGCCATCGAAGACCTCAAGGCCGCCCAGCGGTCCGGTGACTTCGTGAAGCAGGGCGAGGCCCTCAAAGCCCTCGACGACGCGATCAACCGTTTCCAGCAGCTGCAGGCGGCCGAGGGCGACACCCCGGCCACGTCAGCGCCCGCCGTGGCGCCGACGGCCAGCGCCGGAAGCTAG
- a CDS encoding PDZ domain-containing protein has translation MRRRGVTVILGALITALLAAGVMVAPLPYVVLKPGPTVNTLGSDNGTEVIQVKKGETSTSAGQLRLTTVNVQSKVELVWAIEGWLSGEDAVVPRELIYPPDQSEKQVQEQNAQEWKQSQTSAETVALRELGYPVLTFVRKVTSGGAADGKLVADDVITAIDGTKIESPSQVTELIRAKPAGTTLTVGYERGGKAGTAQITSKAGEDDDAPRIGIEIDTKQPNPFDIEIDLDKIGGPSAGLMFSLGIIDKLKPEDLTGGKIIAGTGTIDDGGNVGPIGGIPQKLVGAKKAGAELFLVPKDNCAEALRNTVPGLPMAEVATVDDALAALATFTSGGTPKPCTAS, from the coding sequence ATGAGACGTCGCGGTGTCACCGTCATCCTCGGCGCCCTGATCACCGCTCTGCTGGCAGCCGGTGTCATGGTCGCACCCCTGCCCTACGTGGTGCTCAAACCCGGTCCCACGGTCAACACCCTCGGGTCCGACAACGGTACCGAGGTGATCCAGGTCAAGAAGGGTGAGACCTCGACCTCGGCCGGCCAGCTGCGGCTCACCACCGTCAACGTCCAGTCCAAGGTCGAACTGGTCTGGGCGATAGAGGGCTGGCTGAGCGGTGAGGACGCGGTCGTCCCGCGTGAGCTGATCTACCCGCCGGACCAGAGCGAGAAGCAGGTCCAGGAGCAGAACGCGCAGGAGTGGAAGCAGTCGCAGACGAGCGCCGAGACGGTCGCGCTCCGCGAGCTGGGCTATCCGGTCCTGACTTTCGTGCGCAAGGTCACCTCCGGTGGCGCCGCCGACGGCAAGCTCGTCGCCGACGACGTGATCACCGCCATCGACGGTACGAAGATCGAGAGTCCTTCGCAGGTCACCGAGCTGATCCGGGCCAAGCCGGCCGGGACCACCCTGACCGTCGGCTACGAGCGGGGCGGCAAGGCCGGCACCGCGCAGATCACCTCGAAGGCCGGGGAGGACGACGACGCCCCCCGGATCGGCATCGAGATCGACACCAAGCAGCCGAACCCGTTCGACATCGAGATCGACCTCGACAAGATCGGCGGGCCGAGCGCCGGTCTGATGTTCTCCCTCGGCATCATCGACAAGCTCAAGCCGGAGGACCTGACCGGCGGCAAGATCATCGCGGGCACCGGGACCATCGACGACGGCGGTAACGTGGGGCCGATCGGCGGCATCCCGCAGAAGCTCGTGGGTGCGAAGAAAGCCGGCGCCGAGCTCTTCCTGGTGCCCAAGGACAACTGCGCCGAGGCGCTTCGCAACACCGTCCCCGGCCTGCCGATGGCCGAGGTCGCCACGGTGGACGACGCCCTCGCCGCGCTTGCGACTTTCACCTCAGGCGGAACCCCGAAGCCCTGTACGGCGTCGTAG
- a CDS encoding zinc-dependent metalloprotease gives MPDIPFGFSLPGAQPPDPSDPQQMQQFMAQLQQMFAAPGSGPVNWDLARQVAASQLSATGDPSVNMLERHQVEEALRLADLWLDPVTALPSGIHKAVAWNRNEWIYNTLDVWKKLCEPIAGRMVGAMGDLVPEEARAQLGPMQSMVATLGGALFGGQLGQAFGQLAAEVLSAGDIGLPLGPAGTAALVPSNIKAYGSGLELPEDQVRLYVALREAAHQRLFGHVPWLRSHVLNAVETYANGITVNREAIEDAMSRVDPSDPESMQQMALEGIFTPEDTPQQKASLARLETALALVEGWVGDVVDAAAGDRLPSVVPLGEAFRRRRAAGGPAEQTFAALVGLELRPRRLREAGALWAAVAEHRGIAGRDALWDHPDLLPTEDDFADPEAFARPRSDWDISELDNLGEAPKEDDD, from the coding sequence GTGCCTGATATCCCGTTCGGCTTCTCCCTGCCGGGCGCTCAGCCGCCCGACCCCTCCGACCCGCAGCAGATGCAGCAGTTCATGGCGCAGCTGCAGCAGATGTTCGCCGCGCCCGGCAGCGGTCCGGTGAACTGGGACCTGGCCCGGCAGGTTGCGGCCAGCCAGCTCTCCGCGACCGGCGACCCATCGGTGAACATGCTGGAACGCCACCAGGTCGAGGAGGCCCTGCGCCTCGCCGACCTCTGGCTCGACCCGGTCACCGCCCTTCCGAGCGGCATCCACAAGGCAGTGGCGTGGAACCGCAACGAGTGGATCTACAACACCCTCGACGTGTGGAAGAAGCTGTGCGAGCCGATCGCCGGCCGCATGGTGGGCGCCATGGGCGACCTCGTTCCCGAGGAGGCCCGCGCCCAGCTCGGCCCGATGCAGTCGATGGTCGCGACCCTCGGTGGCGCGCTCTTCGGCGGGCAGCTCGGGCAGGCCTTCGGCCAGCTCGCCGCCGAGGTGCTCTCGGCCGGTGACATCGGCCTCCCGCTCGGTCCGGCCGGCACCGCCGCGCTGGTGCCTTCCAACATCAAGGCGTACGGGTCGGGTCTCGAGCTTCCCGAGGACCAGGTCCGGCTCTACGTGGCCCTGCGCGAGGCGGCCCACCAGCGGCTCTTCGGGCACGTCCCGTGGCTGCGGTCGCACGTGCTGAACGCCGTCGAGACCTACGCGAACGGCATCACCGTGAACCGCGAGGCCATCGAGGACGCGATGAGCCGGGTCGACCCGAGCGACCCCGAGTCGATGCAGCAGATGGCGCTCGAAGGCATCTTCACGCCCGAGGACACCCCGCAGCAGAAGGCCAGCCTGGCCCGGCTGGAGACGGCGCTCGCGCTGGTCGAGGGCTGGGTCGGGGACGTCGTCGACGCGGCCGCCGGCGATCGGCTGCCCTCGGTCGTCCCGCTGGGCGAGGCGTTCCGCCGCCGCCGGGCCGCGGGCGGTCCCGCGGAGCAGACCTTCGCCGCCCTGGTCGGCCTGGAGCTGCGGCCCCGCCGTCTCCGCGAGGCCGGCGCGCTCTGGGCGGCGGTGGCCGAGCACCGGGGGATCGCGGGGCGCGACGCGCTCTGGGACCACCCCGACCTGCTGCCGACCGAGGACGACTTCGCCGACCCGGAGGCTTTCGCCCGGCCGCGTTCCGACTGGGACATCAGCGAGCTGGACAACCTCGGCGAAGCGCCGAAGGAAGACGACGACTGA
- a CDS encoding M48 family metallopeptidase: MAARTRKPVVEVRRSQRRRRTVSAYRDGERVVVLIPDRFSRAEETEWVERMLARLAAREERLRSTDDELLARARRLTARYLADFADVAVPASVRWVTNQNGRWGSCTPDDATIRISHRIQEMPEWVVDYVVLHELAHLIVPSHNARFWELVNRFPKAERARGYLEGVSAAGNLEMAEH, encoded by the coding sequence ATGGCTGCCCGCACGCGCAAGCCTGTCGTTGAGGTGCGGCGCAGTCAGCGCCGGCGCCGGACGGTGTCCGCGTACCGCGACGGTGAACGTGTCGTCGTGCTCATCCCGGATCGGTTCTCCCGGGCCGAGGAGACCGAGTGGGTGGAGCGGATGCTCGCCCGGCTCGCCGCCCGCGAGGAACGCCTGCGGTCCACCGACGACGAGTTGCTGGCCCGGGCCCGGCGCCTGACCGCGCGATACCTCGCCGACTTCGCCGACGTGGCCGTCCCGGCCAGCGTCCGATGGGTCACCAACCAGAACGGCCGCTGGGGCTCCTGCACCCCCGACGACGCGACCATCCGGATCTCGCACCGCATCCAGGAGATGCCCGAGTGGGTGGTCGACTACGTGGTGCTGCACGAACTGGCCCACCTGATCGTGCCGAGCCACAACGCCCGCTTCTGGGAGCTGGTCAACCGGTTCCCCAAGGCCGAGCGGGCCCGGGGCTACCTGGAAGGCGTCTCCGCGGCCGGCAACCTGGAGATGGCCGAGCACTAA
- a CDS encoding DUF5679 domain-containing protein: MADTTYNGYCVKCKEKRDFQGNVEVSKTGMNMAKGKCPVCGTTMNRILGKAKA; this comes from the coding sequence GTGGCCGACACCACTTACAACGGCTACTGCGTCAAGTGCAAGGAGAAGCGTGACTTCCAGGGCAACGTGGAGGTCTCCAAGACCGGCATGAACATGGCGAAGGGCAAGTGCCCGGTCTGCGGGACGACCATGAACCGGATCCTGGGCAAGGCCAAGGCTTGA
- a CDS encoding AarF/ABC1/UbiB kinase family protein, translating into MTDIPRRAASRTAKLAALPLGFAGRTALGLGKRAVGIASDVISADIQQRTAEQLFSVLGQLKGGAMKFGQALSVFEAALPDEMAGPYRQALTKLQEAAPPMPVANVHKALAEQLGPDWRDSFAEFDDSPAAAASIGQVHRAVWKLPPARRNAKPKLLPVAVKVQYPGAGDALIADLKQLSRLAGMFKIIQPGMDVKPLIAELRERIIEELDYEMEAETQRAFATAFADDPDIFVPRVVASAPRILVTEWVDGRPLADVISGGTAEERDEAGRLMATLHFSAPARAGLLHADPHPGNFRILPDGRLGVIDFGAVARLPEGMPEPVGRLVRLALEGRAQDVVDGLRDEGFIKPDEEIDAEAVLEFLLPMIEPIAVERFRFTRSWLRGEATRLGSPRSPAYQLSRKLNLPPSYLLIHRVTLGSIGVLCQLEAEAAYREILEEWLPGFAE; encoded by the coding sequence GTGACCGACATCCCCCGCCGTGCGGCGTCCCGGACCGCCAAGCTGGCCGCGCTGCCCCTCGGGTTCGCTGGGCGGACCGCGCTCGGCCTGGGCAAACGCGCGGTCGGCATCGCCTCCGACGTCATCTCCGCCGATATTCAGCAGCGCACCGCCGAGCAGCTCTTCAGCGTCCTGGGCCAGCTCAAGGGCGGAGCGATGAAATTCGGTCAGGCCCTGTCGGTCTTCGAGGCTGCGCTGCCCGACGAGATGGCCGGGCCGTACCGTCAGGCGCTGACCAAGCTCCAGGAGGCCGCGCCGCCGATGCCGGTGGCGAACGTGCACAAGGCGCTCGCCGAGCAGCTCGGGCCGGACTGGCGGGACAGCTTCGCCGAGTTCGACGACAGCCCGGCCGCCGCCGCGAGCATCGGCCAGGTGCACCGCGCGGTCTGGAAACTGCCGCCGGCCCGCCGCAACGCGAAACCCAAGCTGCTGCCGGTCGCCGTGAAAGTGCAGTACCCGGGCGCCGGTGACGCGCTGATCGCCGACCTGAAGCAACTCTCCCGGCTGGCCGGGATGTTCAAAATCATCCAGCCGGGCATGGACGTGAAACCGCTGATCGCCGAGCTTCGCGAGCGGATCATCGAGGAGCTCGACTACGAGATGGAGGCGGAGACCCAGCGGGCCTTCGCCACGGCGTTCGCCGACGATCCGGACATCTTCGTGCCCCGGGTGGTCGCGTCCGCGCCGCGGATTCTGGTCACCGAATGGGTCGACGGGCGGCCGCTGGCCGACGTGATCAGCGGCGGCACCGCCGAGGAACGCGACGAAGCCGGCCGGCTCATGGCGACCCTGCACTTCTCGGCGCCGGCCCGGGCCGGTCTGCTGCACGCCGACCCGCACCCCGGCAACTTCCGGATCCTCCCCGACGGCCGGCTCGGCGTCATCGACTTCGGCGCGGTGGCCCGGCTGCCGGAGGGCATGCCCGAGCCGGTGGGCAGGCTGGTCCGGCTCGCACTCGAAGGCCGTGCCCAGGACGTGGTCGACGGCCTGCGGGACGAGGGGTTCATCAAGCCGGACGAGGAGATCGACGCCGAGGCGGTGCTCGAATTCCTGCTGCCGATGATCGAGCCGATCGCAGTCGAGCGGTTCCGGTTCACCCGATCGTGGCTGCGCGGTGAGGCGACCCGGCTCGGCAGTCCGCGGTCCCCGGCGTACCAGCTGAGCCGCAAACTCAACCTGCCGCCGTCGTACCTGCTGATCCACCGGGTGACGCTGGGATCCATCGGGGTGCTGTGCCAGCTGGAGGCGGAGGCCGCCTATCGGGAGATCCTCGAAGAATGGCTGCCGGGATTCGCGGAATGA
- a CDS encoding WhiB family transcriptional regulator has translation MSLALAPLDVTVEIEANLPCRKFDPDLWFSDAPAQLELAKSLCGDCPLRVECLAGAVERSEPWGVWGGEIFERGAVVPRKRPRGRPRKVDVARDAELAVEVEERLAANGLETRNSVRLAA, from the coding sequence ATGAGTCTGGCGCTGGCCCCACTCGACGTGACCGTCGAGATCGAGGCAAACCTGCCCTGTCGGAAGTTCGACCCTGACCTCTGGTTCTCCGACGCTCCGGCTCAGCTGGAGCTGGCGAAGTCGCTCTGCGGGGACTGCCCGCTGCGCGTCGAGTGCCTCGCCGGAGCGGTCGAGCGTAGCGAGCCCTGGGGTGTCTGGGGTGGAGAGATCTTCGAGCGTGGCGCCGTGGTTCCGCGCAAGCGGCCCCGTGGACGTCCTCGCAAGGTCGACGTGGCGCGCGACGCCGAGCTGGCCGTCGAGGTCGAGGAGCGGCTCGCCGCGAACGGTCTCGAGACCCGCAACTCGGTCCGCCTGGCGGCCTGA